In Rhipicephalus sanguineus isolate Rsan-2018 chromosome 1, BIME_Rsan_1.4, whole genome shotgun sequence, the DNA window ATGCGCGCACTACTCAATTTACATGAAGTCGAACCACTTCGCAACGCTTtgcacaaagcaaaaaaaaaacgccaggcctgcgctgaaaccgcagcacagtcacagcgaaagctggaagagcggcgtttctagagcccgttaagctctcttggggctacaatacaagtacactagaaaggtacccactacgtcataaatcacaatttttatgatgaagttgggaagcacctactaagccattatttgtcattctgcggagaagcgaggcaccagctacacgtctgttatgtgcactttgtagactcgacgactgatgacgatgaagaattatggctcagccctttgtaatgggttggaatctttaaacggcccaccagttatgtaatttgcattgggtgacgcccggttgctatttccctctcccgtcatgctgtataacatacgttgacgtgggagagagacgggggggggggggcgaagaactttactgagacccggaggaaatggatcatgcgcattTGGGCTTCCtagacaaccaatacaagtgcacttgcgaggaacccactacgctatatatcattgtaatttttgagaagtagggcagcaggcactgtgccatttttcgtcattctacggagagcgttggtacctgctaaacccatgtaaggcattatgcgaactttgttgatggtgtgcctgatgacgatgaagaattatggcagagtcctttgtaatgggttggaagcattcaacaacctactccttgcgcaattcgcattgtgtgacgcctggttacagaattcgcgttgtgcgacacttggtgcttattttactcttctaccacgctatattgcatatgctaatgtggttccttcccgacatgatgcctgtataggacctttttgcaaagcagtttcaagcaccggaggaagacgaagacgacgttcCGAACGgttgcgtctttcatgttctccgCTTCAAAGGATTCATCGGCCTTAGGCCGAGGTGCTGCTCAGGCCTCAGCTAGCAGTAATGACTACCGTGTTGTGCTTCCCCGCCTGCCTTCCGGTAAGCTGGTCGTCAACTCCGTTTTTCTACATGCAGACTTAGCTGGTCGCCCATACCGGGCTCAGGACTTCAGAGACGCCCTTCGGGATGTCATCGACATAAAGGAAATCAGTTCTATAGGCCAGTTTCAAATGTCACACGTGTGGATGGTGACGTGCAAGTCAACGCTAACAAAAACAAAGCTTGTGACACGTAGTGAACTCTTCGTAAAAAGCCGGCGATGCCTTGTAATCGACCCGGAACCCACAGAAGTGAAGATGAAGCTTCTATGGCTTCCCGAACATTTGGAGGATGCCTACATTCGAGAGGCGCTACAGGCTTTCGGGAAAGTCAGGACAATAACAATGGAAAACTGGAAAGTGGCAGACATGGAAGAAATGCGGACTCTTAATCGTGATGTGGTATTGTCCCTCGCCGATGGAGTTCGAGTGGGTGACATTCCACACCTTCTTACTGTCTGTGGAGTTCAGAGCCTCATACTGATTCCTGGTCGCCCGCCACTTTGTCTACGTTGTAACAAGGTTGGACACATCCGTCGCAACTGCAGAACTCCCCGCTGCGATGACTGTCGACGCTTCGGTCATGCCACCGAGGACTGCGTGGTGACGTACGCTAACAAATTACGGCAACGCACGCAGCAACAAGAGGATAGCTTACAAGAACATATTATGGATgccacggaggttttggatgCGACAGGCGACTCTCCGGCTACAACCGATGCGGATGGATTGAGCAAAATGCCCCCTGAAGTCACGCGAAAATTGCACCCTGATACGGCTGCGGGAAGTGCCACGTGCGAAGTAACAAGAGACCCATCCAAACAGCAGCCCATAGGTAACTTTGAGCAGCCTGAGGCAAAGGAGGTAGTCCCTGCGAAGAAGGCGGTTGAAGATATTCCACTTGCTTGTTCTTCAGTTCCTCAACAGCCTTTTCATCACGGTGCAGTGTCAGAAGACGACATGCAAGGTTCTCCTGAGGCTACAGTTCCTAAGCGACGCGCGACGTCCTACAGTTCGGAATCCAGCAAGGACAGCGACACTGCGAGTGTGAATAGGAAACCACGCCGTCGGCGAACTTCCAAGCACAAAGGGAAATGTCGGAGGTCACGGTCTAGGAGGCCTGGTGGAGGTTCAAGGGAAGCTTCACCGTCGTCCTCCAGGACTGACCACATGGGACAATAAGCATAGCTGTAGGTAACCATCATGGCGCACTCCGAGCGACTCAACTTTGCGACTTTGAATGTACGTGGTCTTAGGTCTTCGCAGAAACAGGCGCAGCTTCGTAGACTTATCGCACGAAAGCGCCTCGACTTTGTCGCCATTcaggagacaaagatcgagagtGACGAAGAGACTGAGAGGGCCTTACGCCCTTTCCTGTGTGACTATAATGTTTGTGTTTCACATGCAAACGGTTTATCTGCGGGCTGTTGGTTGTTTCTGCGAAAAGGCCTACCCTGTTCAGCCATTACTACCCGTGTCGATAACGAAGGCAGATATATCTGCTGTGACTTTGTATTGCAAGGGGTGCCATGGCGAATCATTAACCTATATGCGTTTAATGAGGTTTCACAGCGCCTTGATTTATTCAACAATTTATCTGGCCTAATTGTTTCTGATCGATGTACTGTGTTAATGGGAGATTTCAACTGTGTGTGTGATCCTAACGACCGCAGCAATCCTGATAGTCGACGAGATAAGAGTGGCGAGCTTTTGTCTGACATTGTAGCTAACGCAGGGCTTATTGACATAGATGCTTCGGGTCACGTAACTGCGTATACCAGACTACAGGGAGGCTCTTGTGCTCGCCTTGATCGGATTTACGTGTCATCATCACTTATCTCTCGTGAATGGTCATGCAACACTGAACCGGTTTCGTTCTCAGATCATTGCATTGTTATTGGACAAATGGGTGCCAACCGCCGAAATCAATTCCGACCACAATGGGCGCTCTGGAAGATAAACTCAGAGCTTCTACGCGATCAGGAATTTATTTATCGAGTTAGAGCGGCGAAGATGAAATCGTTTTCTATGGGGTTGCATATATTCGCTGCTTGGGAATTGTTTAAACAAGAGGTTCGCTCAATAGCCATCGAGATTGGGTCTGTGAAATCTTACTACAGGAAGAATGAGGAAAAGACACTTCTTAAAAGCCTCTGTAACTTGTATGAGATGGAATGTGAAAAGCCAGGCGAGTACAccaatgacatcgaaaaaattaAGTGTCAACTACAACATTATGAGACTATCCGCTACAGAGGGGCACGTGTTCGATCACGAAACAGGCGGACACTAAATTCTGAGCAACCGACACGTCAAGCTCTGCTAGATGAACGTAATCATGCTAATTCTAAAGCAATTCCTGATCTATATGCTAACGGAACTCTGATAACAAACACAACAGACATAATTTTTCAGTTTGAAAGGTACTATGAAGCTTTGTTTAGTGCCATTTCATGCGATTCGGATGTCGACCTAAAGGctacttttgtttctcttttgaacCCATTGAATGACGATGACTGTGCTGCCATGAACAGTCCAATTACAATACAGGAAATTGAACAGGCAATAGATCAACTACCTTTATCGAagacacctggccctgatggaatTTCAGCCGAGTTTTACAAAACGTTTAAAACTACTCTTTCTCCGATTTTGCTGGATATCTTCAAAACAAGCTATGACATGGAGACGCTCCCACGGTCTTTCTGTAAAAGTCATACGGTCTTGATACCAAAAAGCTCTGATAAAGAAAAACTGCGTAGTGTTGAGGGTTACAGACCAATATCGTTATCAAATGCTGATTACAAAATCTTTGCGAAAGTCCTATCAAAtcggttgcaatttgcgatgtcgatTCTTATTGGTcctcatcagacatgtggaattagagGTCGCTCCATACAAAATAATATACACGTCATGCGTACAGTTCTTCAGTACTGCTACAGTTGTCAAAAACAGCTGGCGATGTTGCAGGTAGACCTCGcaaaagcttttgatcgtgtgagccattcatttcttttttctctccttgaaCATGTCAATATTGGTTCCATAGTATTTAACGGAGTCAGACTTTGTTATAACGATTCTTCGACTCGTCTAATTGTTAATGGTCACCTTTCGAAATCAGTTGCTATTGGCTCGTCTGTAAAGCAAGGATGCCCAATGTCACCACTTTTGTTTGCCCTTTATCTTGAACCACTGTGTTTGAGCATAGTACAATCGAGTCGTATCCGAGGATTCAGtatattaggcaatgaagttaaaATATTAGCTTATGCAGATGATGTAGCGATCATTTGCACCGATAAACCAAGTGTTGAAAATGCGATATCTGAAATTGAGAAATTTGGCATTGTTTCTGGAGCTCGTTTAAACTCCTCaaaaagtttaggattatggtttggcTCATGGGGCAGTACGCCGAACCAGTTTGCAGGGGTTAACTGGACTCGCATTCCACCAAAGTACCTTGGTGTACCACTAGatgcgtatagattcagtgcacgctattggaaagaacgtgtcaCTTTGATTGAACGGCAGGCCCAGGCATTTGTTCCATATCGCCTTTCAATTTTTGGGAGAGCCGAAGCTTGTAATACTTTtttagcaacaaagctttactatgtGCTGCAGCTTATTCATTGTGCTAGGTCTTACGTGCAACGCTTCCATCGTATATTTGCaactttcatatggtcttcgacttttgagcccatgcgtcgtgatAACATTTTCAGACAAGTTAgtgacggtggtttgggtttaatacatttgtatctatggcaaacagtttcacgcttcttctttttccgtgacaattCCCATCCCATCATTCGTTCGTTCTTGCAAGTTAACTTTGTTAATTGTTTCCCTGACTTGGTTGTTTCCTCAAACATCTCCGCACGCCCATGCCTGTGGGGATTTATGGAGGAAGTTTACTCTGCTGTTCGATTTCTTAAAGCCCGATTTTCAACAGAATATTTGTATACTGTATCACGCAAAACACTATATAAGGACTTAATATCTATGCTCTTCCCACCTCCGCTGTACCGATCATCATATTTTGATCTTCCAggccatgatgtgttgaaacgagtgcaaaaaatgtatatatctcccaattcaaaaacattcttctataaactccattctgaaacactccccgtaaaaacatggttacaaacaaaaggcatttttgtatcctcggtcaactgccgtctctgtgatgtacctgaaacaatagagcattgcttcgtgagctgcaaagatgcgattcttttctgggatgtccttcagcgaactctgcagaaagaatttgaaattaattcgtacactattcgttatttgatgccaacacctcttgatgaaatgccgtacgatatgttccttgttattggtatgcacagtttgtggaagacgcgaatgcaggaccgtaacgcagagccgatcacctcgtcacgtatacatttcacccgaatggttattaatttaaaagaagtttacgacgaacttgatttcagaccggaCTGGTACACAATATTCgcgaggtgcttagcctcgccaccttttctgcgcaacacctgatgaagaactctccctagaatgaaggactataagttagtctttcagttttgtggaagtgcttgtactttcattgtcgctaagtgtctgtagtagtgtaactctactgttgtgatactgtgtactatattcatacgcattctattaaataccatgatcaaaaaaaaaaaatggctcagaggttgaatactgggctcccacgcagagggcccaggttcgaacctcgttccatcctggaatttttttcttatttagttttttttcttatttcgagcgatactggttacggacaccggcggcggcggcggcggcggcggacaactacggcgccaaaaacggccggtgaaatgatctcataacagctttcgctgtaaaaatccggcataggctcCTACTGCCTGACTGcctcgcatgaaattgatttaCTCAGTGCTTCGACGTGGCAATGGTACAAAGCATTTTTGGCCACTGCTATCTCGTCATCGGGCTtctatacaaacgcgccttttttcaTTATAGCGATAACTCTACTCCTCCAgctacaaacccagaaaacgcctggttccgcgaatctgaccttcaagctcagccaaagTCAACGCCGGCCGAAGAGCTTCAGCGAAACGGTAGTGCGGCGTGTTCGCGAAAACGAGCAGCGGATCATCAAGGTCACTCTTTCGTGCCGCCACCGCCAGAGGTGCTGGCTGCGTCCAAGTGCGCTGCGCGTTCGTGCCGAGAGCCCCGATggcgccgagcagcgtctgtgtgtTGTCTTGTGGTGCTACACGTTGactcccttgtcgcggcgtgTTGTCGAAGCGTGTAGACTTCTCGTCGTCATTGCCTAAACCAATACAAGCAATAAAGTTAAATCTCTGCAAATCAATGGTCTCGTCCTTTCCCAAAGCAAGCAAATccgagctatcgctcgacaaaccTGCAGTTTAACAGCGTTCGACCGgggtaatctttttttttatatatttagcgcTAAACAATGACTCACTGCGTCGCCACAAGAAAGAATACTTAATCTATAATAGATTGTCAAGAATAAATTAAAGATTTCGCTCACTGATCTCCTTGCGTGCCCGCCGAATACAATAACGCTAGGACAGCGGCGAAGATCACCGATTGGTATATCATCGTTCCTGGGGGCTCTCTGACTTAGGAAAAGTCAGTCATgctagcgagagagagagatcacAAAGTATAGAGTGCGAGAGGCGAGCGTCCCCACTATAGCGCTTCGCTTATAGTGAgagtcattttttctttcttccttttctttttctttttttggaacgACCGTGTACAGAAGAAAGCGTGCGGTCTTCAACGTTCACCCAACAAAGGGAGCTTAGAGCAAGTCACAATTGACTGCTTGCGAAGCCGCCTTTCATATGCGCTCTACGATAGAGGCTATTTAATGTTGCATCTGAGAAGATGAAATCTAGAAGACAATAGGACACCGAGGGACTGGCCAGCTGGTGTTGGACTGGACGTGGCTTAATCGCTTTCTCGCGGCGTTCGTAAGGATACTCTGTAAGAGCAGGTGGTCAGGAGGTGCTATCCCAACAGAGCTGTATTTAATGAATTTAATTACTTTAATACCCTAAGGATTATAGAATATCAGCAGAAATATTTCAAGGAAGACtcatcctctcttttttttttttttttgcgcgggagCAATTGTGTTGATAATACGAAGCAAGCTCGAAAGAAAAGTTTGAGCGGGAAAATCAACATtcatcaaaagaaagaaaaacattaaaACAGTAACGATGATGGGCTTCAATGCacagagttaaagggacactaaaggcaaataataatttatgtcagagtgaaagctcaatgtatgacaacgtctaaaacggcaatattatcaacagcagttctctacttactgagaaattcaATTTAATgtgtcacacgatgagcgccacgagcagcacattttggaaatgatctcgatgacgtgagagagttcgactacaattaatcactcgtaatcaaactagctgcaataaaaaaagaaccttccgtgcatcaagagacgtaataaaatgctacttgttcgtttctgtttgattcatggaaaaaagaacctctttggagttgccatgggaaacggcgcgcgtggttcaaaggctccgttttcgccgaactgcgcttcgcccggcaccctgcttcgctcacgcggtagcgtctcagtggtagtttcggcatcgcgtactgccgcgtgtgttttgcgcgctcgtgaaagtcgctctgacagaaagttcgacaaaatgccgcatgcatgtgatcttgctggatgcccgaatggcgcacgctgccagtgcacgccgccgcgcagtaaaggcgggcaacgttgggcacggcagcagtgacgttagaaacaccgctttcaggcgggtgatttgaagtgcgctaacgcgatgcggaccactaaaacatgattttatttcaaaataagcacttccttggcacaaaagtagcactaccaggtttctggaccgttatttcagcaatcaacgttgacttaatatttgcctttagtgcccctttaagaagtCGAAGCACCCTTTAGCTTTGCTTACTGACACGTGAGAACACGACGCAACTGAATCGCGAAATCGCTCTCACAGGTCAAACCAAGCTCTCCGAATCAACaagttttctttcgtttttttttttttttttttttctgacgcgaTTCGAACGAGACCTGCGCTCTTCCATTTTCAAAAGATGGCTGGCCACACAACACGCCAGTGCCTCCTACTTCACCCTTCAATAGGCTCATTTTTGCCATCCGGTGTCGTTTACCATCACCGCATAGCAAAAGAGATAGGAGCTCGAACCGTATGGAGAGCTGCGTGAAACATAAAGCAACGCCGGACGAACTGAACTCGTCGTTCGTCATTTTTGCAGGTACACGAACTTCAATAGCTCAGTACACCTTTCGTGCGGAAATGGTTAAAACAGAGGAACACTTGCCCAGGACATTATTCCTTTCCATCATTTTCTTATATACACCTCTTAGCTCAGATAAAAATTTCGGGTTGCTAAAGTTGCCGAAAGAAACGAAAAGAGAACAAGAGGAAAAATACTACAGGAGTGGTTATTtatttaaagctgaaatttgggctagttggttttgaccTGAATACATATTATAGCGGAAGAAAACAGTGAcacagaaagaagcacacaggacgaccgctagacttcaactgaaaattttactcccGACACATGGCATATAAGGTgataacaacagaaaaaaaagcatctAAACTGACTGTAGCGTCACCACTGTGTCATCAAGTTACGCGTGCTACGTGCCGCGCATGCACCCTTGCAAGAAGCTAATTTTTGTGAGGGCAACTGAAGGTACACTTAAGCACCTGTCTGCCTCCCTATGTATGTGCATAGCCTCACAAATCTCTCGCCGGATCTGGTCACGTCCCCGgcccaacacccgagttgcatTACATGATGGAGCGCACCCACACCACACCGCTTACAATGGTCGGCCAAATGGCCTCCCGCGGCAAGCGATGATATACCGCTGCTCTATGCTCCCTTAGCCGGTCATTTAAGCAGAATCATTTAAGCAGAAGCATTTAAGCAGAAGATCGAATGCAATGGCAGTAAAATCATTCCACTGCTAGATTTTAAGTGCACAGTGGGAAGAAGTAACTAAAATGTCACAGCTTcagcgcaagggcgaagcactgagCGCGGTAGTAGCGAATGggaacgttatacgaagtaaggctggcagctaactcgtGTAGCATGTTTTGCGCCATTTCTATTTCATCTTTAAATGCAATGGTTTCCATAGGGAAGCACTCTTCATCaatgataacaataataattgttggggtttaacgtcccaaaaccacgacatgattacgagatacgccgtagtggagggctcctgaaatttaggccacctggggttctttaacgtgcacctaaatctaagcacacgtgcctcaagcatttccgcctccatcgaaaatgcggccgccgcggacggcattcgatcccgcgtcctgagggtcagcactcgagtaccataaccactagaccaccgtggagggccTCTCTTCATCAAGGTTCATTGGAACCATGAGAACCCCGGgggcgcttcggtttcggtttcgccgctaaATTTCATCGACTTTCATTACTCCGCATAAATTCCCAGCGGCCACTTTttagaaatctcaaagcggcaatgggcgATTCGCAGCACGGTCTTCGATTCTCCCGTTTGACCTGATCACCTGACCTGAGTTAAAATAATTATTTATAATTTACATAAGTATGTAAATAATATATATGTACTGATCTTATGGCGGCTGCCGCCGCAGAAGAAATAAGTACGAAGGAAACGAGCAAGTATCGCATTTTCCTCATTTTTGAGCATTTTCG includes these proteins:
- the LOC119406838 gene encoding uncharacterized protein LOC119406838, whose translation is MFSASKDSSALGRGAAQASASSNDYRVVLPRLPSGKLVVNSVFLHADLAGRPYRAQDFRDALRDVIDIKEISSIGQFQMSHVWMVTCKSTLTKTKLVTRSELFVKSRRCLVIDPEPTEVKMKLLWLPEHLEDAYIREALQAFGKVRTITMENWKVADMEEMRTLNRDVVLSLADGVRVGDIPHLLTVCGVQSLILIPGRPPLCLRCNKVGHIRRNCRTPRCDDCRRFGHATEDCVVTYANKLRQRTQQQEDSLQEHIMDATEVLDATGDSPATTDADGLSKMPPEVTRKLHPDTAAGSATCEVTRDPSKQQPIGNFEQPEAKEVVPAKKAVEDIPLACSSVPQQPFHHGAVSEDDMQGSPEATVPKRRATSYSSESSKDSDTASVNRKPRRRRTSKHKGKCRRSRSRRPGGGSREASPSSSRTDHMGQ
- the LOC119406915 gene encoding uncharacterized protein LOC119406915, whose translation is MRRDNIFRQVSDGGLGLIHLYLWQTVSRFFFFRDNSHPIIRSFLQVNFVNCFPDLVVSSNISARPCLWGFMEEVYSAVRFLKARFSTEYLYTVSRKTLYKDLISMLFPPPLYRSSYFDLPGHDVLKRVQKMYISPNSKTFFYKLHSETLPVKTWLQTKGIFVSSVNCRLCDVPETIEHCFVSCKDAILFWDVLQRTLQKEFEINSYTIRYLMPTPLDEMPYDMFLVIGMHSLWKTRMQDRNAEPITSSRI